A DNA window from Helianthus annuus cultivar XRQ/B chromosome 15, HanXRQr2.0-SUNRISE, whole genome shotgun sequence contains the following coding sequences:
- the LOC110912940 gene encoding membrane steroid-binding protein 1 codes for MAVQLLETLEQSITAYTGLSSATFITLLALSIAGYYAVSGFFSGDNHPPPRSRSYEEDMQPLPPPVQLGEVSEEELKGYDGNDPKKPLLMAIKGQIYDVSQSRMFYGPGGPYALFAGKDASRALAKMSFEEKDLNGDLTGLGVFELEALQDWEYKFMSKYVKVGTIKKPEPTPEPSTNDQPAEPSATEPAEPSAAEPAEPSAAKPAEPSATEPAEPSAAKPAEPSLMEPAESTAAEPADHVPSEVAVGETKDETTSEANKHE; via the exons ATGGCGGTTCAACTGTTGGAAACTCTTGAACAGTCCATCACCGCCTACACCGGACTTTCTTCGGCGACTTTCATCACTCTACTTGCGCTATCTATCGCCGGATACTATGCCGTCTCCGGCTTCTTCTCCGGAGACAATCATCCGCCGCCGCGGTCTAGGTCCTACGAAGAAGACATGCAGCCGCTTCCGCCGCCGGTTCAGCTCGGCGAGGTTTCCGAGGAAGAGCTGAAAGGTTACGACGGTAACGATCCGAAGAAGCCTCTGCTTATGGCGATTAAAGGTCAGATCTATGATGTTTCGCAAAGCAG GATGTTTTACGGACCAGGTGGACCTTACGCACTCTTTGCAGGGAAAGATGCTAGTAGAGCTCTAGCAAAAATGTCGTTTGAAGAGAAAGACTTGAACGGTGATCTCACTGGTCTCGGTGTGTTTGAGCTCGAGGCATTGCAAGATTGGGAATACAAGTTCATGAGCAAGTACGTCAAGGTTGGGACCATCAAGAAACCAGAACCCACACCCGAGCCATCAACCAATGATCAACCAGCCGAGCCATCCGCAACCGAACCTGCTGAACCATCTGCAGCCGAACCTGCTGAACCATCTGCGGCCAAACCTGCTGAACCATCTGCAACTGAACCTGCCGAGCCATCTGCAGCCAAACCTGCTGAACCATCTCTAATGGAACCTGCTGAGTCGACTGCAGCTGAACCTGCTGACCATGTTCCATCAGAAGTTGCGGTTGGAGAAACGAAGGATGAGACTACAAGTGAAGCCAACAAACACGAGTGA